A single region of the Solwaraspora sp. WMMD791 genome encodes:
- a CDS encoding ATP-dependent Clp protease ATP-binding subunit: MSDGPYGPGGLGTDPWEDLLARFLSGGEPRLPVHRVDITRLMSADARDLLTSAARRAAHSGTSDLDTDHLLWAALQRQPLRDLVRRAGADPDGLLSELGGPAAGRGEVPANLSLTPAAKRALLDAHQLSRATGATYIGPEHVLMALAVNPESAAGRMLAAGHVEPGSLQNASAERGRAGSTRSRSARGTPTLDQYGQDLTELAAQGAIDPVVGRDEEIEQAVEILSRRTKNNPVLIGEAGVGKTAIVEGLAQRITDGDVPQTLTGKRVVQLDLAGLVAGTRYRGDFEERLKKVIDEIRTHGDDLIVFLDELHTLVGAGGGGAEGSMDASNMLKPALARGQLRVVGATTLDEYRRNIEKDAALARRFQPVLVPEPTVADTVAILHGLRDRYEAHHQVRFADDALVSAAELADRYISDRFLPDKAIDLIDQAGARVRLRTRTPAADVRELERELEQLHRDKAQAVADEQYERACALRDQLAEAQRRIDAARSPDGARVPQVGVEEIAEVVSRATGIPVNQLTEEERERLLRLEGELHQRVVGQDDAVTAVAEAVRRSRAGLGDPDRPVGSFLFLGPTGVGKTELARALAAALFGDADRMIRLDMSEFQERHTVSRLVGAPPGYVGYDEAGQLTEAVRRRPYAVLLLDEIEKAHPDVFNILLQLIDDGRLTDSQGRTVNFRNVVLIMTSNLGSELITGGGRSVGFGGVDGDGPDDDLRARLLRRLQEDFRPEFLNRIDEVIIFRQLAAPQLRQITDLLLDETRRRLHAQDIAVEVTDAAADWIAQAGYQPEFGARPMRRTIQREVDNQLSRMLLDGALAAGQRVTIDAADDGLRFDVGDSARAQMQPARP; the protein is encoded by the coding sequence ATGAGTGACGGACCGTACGGCCCGGGCGGGCTGGGCACCGATCCCTGGGAGGATCTGCTCGCCCGGTTCCTCAGCGGCGGCGAGCCACGGCTGCCGGTGCACCGGGTGGACATCACCCGGCTGATGAGCGCCGACGCCCGGGACCTGTTGACCTCGGCCGCGCGGCGGGCCGCCCACTCGGGCACCAGCGACCTGGACACCGACCATCTGCTGTGGGCGGCGTTGCAGCGCCAGCCGCTGCGTGACCTGGTCCGCCGGGCCGGCGCGGACCCGGACGGGCTGCTCAGCGAGCTGGGCGGGCCGGCCGCCGGCCGCGGTGAGGTGCCGGCCAACCTGTCGTTGACGCCGGCGGCCAAACGCGCCCTGCTCGACGCCCACCAGCTGTCCCGGGCCACCGGGGCCACCTACATCGGCCCGGAGCACGTGCTGATGGCCCTGGCGGTCAACCCCGAGTCCGCCGCCGGGCGGATGCTCGCCGCCGGTCATGTCGAGCCCGGCTCGCTGCAGAACGCCAGCGCCGAACGCGGCCGTGCCGGTTCCACCCGGTCCCGGTCCGCCCGGGGCACCCCGACGCTCGATCAGTACGGCCAGGATCTGACCGAGTTGGCCGCGCAGGGTGCGATCGATCCGGTGGTCGGCCGCGACGAGGAGATCGAGCAGGCGGTGGAGATCCTGTCCCGCCGGACGAAGAACAACCCGGTGTTGATCGGCGAGGCGGGGGTCGGCAAGACCGCGATCGTCGAAGGTCTCGCCCAGCGGATCACCGACGGTGACGTACCGCAGACCCTGACCGGCAAGCGGGTGGTGCAGCTCGACCTCGCCGGCCTGGTCGCCGGCACCCGGTACCGGGGCGACTTCGAGGAGCGGTTGAAGAAGGTCATCGACGAGATCCGGACCCACGGCGACGACCTGATCGTCTTCCTCGACGAGCTGCACACCCTGGTCGGTGCCGGCGGTGGGGGTGCCGAGGGATCGATGGACGCCAGCAACATGCTCAAGCCGGCGCTGGCCCGTGGACAGCTACGGGTGGTGGGGGCCACCACCTTGGACGAGTACCGGCGCAACATCGAAAAGGACGCCGCGCTGGCCCGACGGTTTCAACCGGTGCTGGTGCCCGAGCCGACCGTGGCCGACACCGTGGCGATCCTGCACGGCCTGCGGGACCGCTACGAAGCCCACCACCAGGTCCGGTTCGCCGACGACGCGTTGGTGTCGGCGGCCGAACTCGCCGACCGCTACATCAGCGACCGGTTCCTGCCGGACAAGGCGATCGACCTGATCGACCAGGCCGGCGCCCGGGTGCGGTTGCGGACCAGGACCCCGGCCGCCGACGTCCGCGAGCTGGAACGCGAGCTGGAGCAGCTGCACCGGGACAAGGCCCAGGCGGTCGCCGACGAGCAGTACGAACGTGCCTGCGCGCTACGTGACCAGCTGGCCGAGGCGCAGCGACGGATCGACGCCGCGCGCAGCCCCGACGGGGCACGGGTGCCGCAGGTCGGTGTCGAGGAGATCGCCGAGGTGGTGTCGCGGGCAACCGGGATTCCGGTCAATCAGCTCACCGAGGAGGAACGGGAACGGCTGCTGCGGCTGGAGGGGGAGCTGCACCAGCGGGTGGTGGGGCAGGACGACGCCGTCACCGCGGTCGCCGAAGCGGTCCGCCGCTCCCGCGCGGGGCTGGGCGACCCGGACCGGCCGGTCGGCAGCTTCTTGTTCCTCGGACCGACCGGGGTCGGCAAGACCGAGTTGGCCAGGGCGCTGGCGGCGGCCCTGTTCGGCGACGCCGACCGGATGATCCGCCTGGACATGAGTGAGTTCCAGGAACGGCACACGGTCAGCAGGCTGGTCGGCGCACCACCGGGTTACGTCGGGTACGACGAGGCCGGCCAGTTGACCGAGGCGGTCCGCCGTCGGCCGTACGCGGTGCTGCTGCTCGACGAGATCGAGAAGGCCCACCCGGACGTGTTCAACATCCTGCTGCAGCTGATCGACGACGGGCGGCTGACCGACAGTCAGGGCCGCACGGTGAACTTCCGCAACGTCGTACTGATCATGACGAGCAACCTCGGGTCGGAGCTGATCACCGGCGGCGGCCGCAGCGTCGGGTTCGGCGGCGTCGACGGCGACGGCCCCGACGACGACCTGCGGGCCCGCCTGCTGCGGCGGCTGCAGGAGGACTTCCGACCGGAGTTCCTCAACCGGATCGACGAGGTCATCATCTTCCGTCAGCTGGCCGCGCCGCAGCTGCGGCAGATCACCGACCTGCTGCTGGACGAGACGCGGCGGCGCCTGCACGCCCAGGACATCGCCGTGGAGGTCACCGACGCCGCCGCCGACTGGATCGCCCAGGCCGGGTACCAGCCGGAGTTCGGGGCACGCCCGATGCGCCGCACGATCCAGCGCGAGGTCGACAACCAGCTGTCCCGGATGCTCCTCGACGGTGCCCTGGCCGCCGGTCAGCGGGTCACGATCGACGCCGCCGACGACGGACTGCGCTTCGACGTCGGCGACAGCGCGCGGGCCCAGATGCAGCCGGCCCGGCCGTGA
- a CDS encoding LacI family DNA-binding transcriptional regulator, translating into MTVDEGRRITITAIAQEAGVSVPTVSRVLNGRNDVAPQTRERVEELLRRHGYRRRATRSRAGASLIDLVFNDLDSPWAVEIIRGVEDVAHAAGVGTVVSAIHRRSTSTRQWLQNLRTRATDGVILVTSELAPPLHTELRRLNVPMVLVDPAGVPSLDIPTIGATNWAGGLRATEHLISLGHRRIGFVAGPPRLLCSRARLDGYRAALEAAEIPLRPEYIMPGDFYHESGFEGAAALLELDERPTAIFASSDQMALGAYEALRLRGLRVPDDVSVIGFDDLPEVRWSSPPLTTVRQPLAEMGLLAARTVLRLAQGESLDTPRVELATELVVRDSCAPYPGQ; encoded by the coding sequence GTGACGGTCGACGAAGGACGCAGGATCACCATCACCGCGATCGCCCAGGAGGCCGGTGTCTCGGTGCCGACCGTGTCACGGGTGCTCAACGGCCGCAACGACGTCGCCCCGCAGACCCGCGAGCGGGTGGAGGAGCTGCTGCGCCGGCACGGATACCGGCGTCGGGCCACCCGGTCGCGTGCCGGTGCGAGCCTGATCGACCTCGTCTTCAACGACCTGGACAGCCCCTGGGCCGTGGAGATCATCCGGGGCGTCGAGGACGTCGCTCACGCCGCCGGCGTCGGTACGGTCGTCTCGGCGATCCACCGCCGTTCCACCTCGACCCGGCAGTGGCTGCAGAACCTGCGTACCCGGGCGACCGACGGCGTCATCCTGGTCACCAGCGAGTTGGCTCCGCCGCTGCACACCGAGCTGCGCCGACTCAACGTACCGATGGTCCTGGTCGACCCGGCCGGCGTGCCCAGCCTGGACATCCCCACCATCGGCGCCACCAACTGGGCCGGTGGGCTCCGCGCCACCGAACACCTGATCTCGCTCGGGCACCGCCGGATCGGTTTCGTCGCCGGGCCACCACGCCTGCTGTGCAGCCGGGCCCGCCTGGACGGCTACCGGGCCGCGCTGGAGGCGGCAGAGATCCCGCTGCGGCCGGAGTACATCATGCCGGGCGACTTCTACCACGAGTCGGGGTTCGAGGGTGCCGCCGCGTTACTGGAGTTGGACGAACGGCCGACGGCGATCTTCGCCTCCAGCGACCAGATGGCGCTGGGCGCGTACGAGGCGCTGCGGCTGCGCGGACTACGGGTGCCCGACGACGTCAGCGTCATCGGATTCGACGACCTGCCGGAGGTCCGCTGGTCCTCACCGCCGCTGACCACCGTCCGGCAACCACTGGCCGAGATGGGTCTGCTGGCCGCCCGTACGGTCCTGCGGCTTGCGCAGGGCGAGTCCCTGGACACCCCCAGGGTCGAACTGGCCACCGAACTGGTCGTACGGGACAGTTGCGCCCCCTATCCGGGTCAGTGA
- a CDS encoding BatC protein yields the protein MKLDDDDIRSSGPSAGHGPADGGANPAGHDGGADGGAAPAAGEGLADGGANPGGHDGGADGGAGPRAKEGPADGGANPAGHDGGADGGANRR from the coding sequence ATGAAACTCGACGACGACGACATTCGCAGCAGCGGCCCGTCCGCCGGTCACGGCCCGGCCGACGGCGGGGCCAATCCGGCCGGTCACGACGGGGGCGCCGACGGCGGTGCCGCACCGGCCGCGGGGGAGGGCCTCGCCGACGGCGGGGCGAACCCAGGTGGTCACGACGGCGGAGCCGACGGCGGTGCCGGGCCCCGGGCCAAGGAGGGCCCGGCCGACGGCGGGGCCAACCCGGCCGGTCACGACGGCGGTGCCGACGGCGGCGCCAACCGGCGGTGA
- a CDS encoding DUF3140 domain-containing protein: MAAQRRSRTATDELWDDFHSCVNLNSEQLRDWLLTESSGEEAFGTGDLSLPEPGRAVLAVLGKRRGDLTETDRQVMADTVATIRDLLDRRPPAGSGDDRWRRALLDLGHDPLRAERQS, from the coding sequence ATGGCGGCACAGCGGCGTTCCCGGACCGCGACCGATGAGCTGTGGGACGACTTCCATTCCTGTGTGAACCTCAACTCCGAGCAGCTGCGGGACTGGCTGCTCACGGAGTCCTCCGGCGAGGAGGCATTCGGCACCGGCGACCTGTCGTTGCCCGAGCCCGGTCGCGCGGTGCTGGCCGTGCTGGGAAAACGCCGGGGCGACCTGACCGAGACGGACCGTCAGGTGATGGCCGACACGGTGGCGACCATCCGGGACCTGCTCGATCGGCGACCGCCGGCCGGGTCCGGCGATGACCGCTGGCGTCGGGCGTTGCTGGACCTCGGTCACGATCCGTTGCGTGCCGAGCGGCAGAGCTGA
- a CDS encoding cupin domain-containing protein, whose protein sequence is MTSVATRPAGQPGGVAPRPALARCVAVEPAKFAATYWGRAPLLSRAADLANPVGFTDLLDRDAADELLSRRGLRTPFIRVARDGAVLAESAYTGSGGAGAEIGDQVLDERVLGLYADGATIVLQGLHRLWPPIIDFTTELSAALCQPLQVNAYLTPAGSQGFATHYDTHDVFVLQVRGRKRWRVHAPVLADPLPRQTWSGRADEVAARADGPPALDVVLAPGDALYLPRGWLHSATAQHDSSLHLTVGVRSWTRFSLVEALLELAVDEPGLRASVPMGTDLTDPSGVAPELTATVTALRDWLTRVTPAQLAAELRQRGRHVTRPAPIRPLEQADRLHALDLDDMIRRRQGLSWRLVPQPPDRIAVEVFDRTVSFPAPCAPALRAVLHARRIRVGDLPGLADDDRLVLARRLLREAIAVVG, encoded by the coding sequence GTGACCAGCGTCGCCACGCGACCAGCCGGTCAGCCGGGCGGGGTGGCACCCCGCCCGGCCCTGGCGCGCTGTGTCGCCGTCGAGCCGGCGAAGTTCGCCGCCACCTACTGGGGACGGGCTCCGCTACTGTCGCGTGCCGCCGACCTGGCGAACCCGGTCGGCTTCACCGATCTGCTCGACCGGGACGCCGCCGACGAACTGCTGAGCCGCCGCGGGCTGCGCACACCGTTCATCCGGGTGGCCCGCGACGGTGCCGTGCTCGCCGAGTCGGCGTACACCGGAAGCGGCGGGGCCGGCGCCGAGATCGGCGACCAGGTCCTCGACGAGCGGGTGCTCGGGCTGTACGCCGACGGCGCCACCATCGTGCTGCAGGGGCTGCACCGGCTCTGGCCGCCGATCATCGACTTCACCACCGAGCTATCCGCCGCGCTGTGCCAACCGTTGCAGGTCAATGCGTATCTGACCCCAGCGGGCAGCCAGGGCTTCGCGACCCACTACGACACTCACGACGTGTTCGTGCTGCAGGTACGGGGGCGTAAACGGTGGCGCGTGCACGCACCGGTGCTGGCCGACCCGCTGCCCCGGCAGACGTGGTCGGGCCGGGCCGACGAGGTCGCCGCCCGCGCCGACGGACCGCCCGCGCTCGATGTCGTGCTGGCTCCCGGCGACGCGCTCTACCTGCCCAGGGGCTGGCTGCACAGCGCCACCGCCCAACACGACAGCTCCCTGCATCTCACCGTCGGGGTCCGGTCCTGGACCCGGTTCTCGCTGGTGGAGGCGTTGCTGGAGTTGGCGGTCGACGAACCCGGGCTGCGGGCGTCGGTGCCGATGGGCACCGACCTGACCGACCCGTCGGGTGTCGCACCGGAACTGACCGCCACGGTCACCGCGCTGCGGGACTGGCTGACCCGGGTGACCCCCGCGCAGCTCGCGGCCGAGCTGCGTCAGCGGGGCCGGCACGTCACCCGACCGGCCCCGATACGGCCGCTGGAACAGGCCGACCGGCTCCATGCGCTCGACCTCGACGACATGATCCGCCGACGGCAGGGTCTGTCGTGGCGGCTGGTCCCGCAACCGCCGGACCGGATCGCGGTCGAGGTGTTCGACCGTACCGTCAGTTTCCCAGCACCGTGTGCGCCCGCGTTGCGGGCCGTGCTGCACGCCCGCCGGATCCGGGTCGGTGACCTGCCTGGCCTGGCCGACGACGACCGGTTGGTGCTGGCGAGGCGATTGCTGCGCGAGGCGATCGCCGTCGTCGGCTGA
- a CDS encoding FtsK/SpoIIIE domain-containing protein, producing the protein MPDTRTELVARVRRALSHARAAARDQLDLVEADLAAAEHQLKRAQRAAEQVPARAGAHRDQRLAELTARYQGRITAAAEVAVAAAARAAPGAASSDWTGWTPTPAQRSEPPGMLRIGLTGLTGGPLVPALVPLLDHGHVLVDGDDLAGRDTVISTLLLRALGRAAPGGVRLTGYDPEHLGGGLAGFAPLAGPGLLSFVGPGGLGRHLDELVDHVRRINETVLAGEFGSLRELAAATGRRPEPWRIAVLLGSAGEELSRHERAQLDRIARAGAACGVHLVVRDVPLGDTPALTTVSVSGGTARVSGYAQLPVRLDPPPPPELVTRTCREVASAIMAGPEPAAFADLLPEQEWTGDATSGITAPVGESPHGRPVEVTLSDYPPHALIGGPSGTGKTNLIYAWIGALAARYSPTELEFYLLDFKEGVSFARFAPGRRDPSFLPHVRLVGVNVNTDREFGLAMLHFLGAQLRRRADAAKRHEVTKLAELRAEDPQGRWPRIVAVIDEFQVLLAGNDALATEAATLLEDLARRGRSQGIHLILASQDVSGIQALWGRTALIAQFALRIALPKARRILPETNTAAEALPRHHAVVNAESGALEANQVVRVPAASDRDTWQELQHRLWRRRPDGLAPPRLFDGDAVPRLAQAPDYLALSGDGSGPHEPVALLGETIDVLARSARLGLPRAPGRNLAVLGTRIDEACALLDAAARSLARQYPPGAARFDLACLDPDAVAAARQLHAALPAGTGLYDLDTVGGLLADTADRLAVDAVDAPVRPHFLVLYAVDAAAGRLAAKFAGQSGLDRLRRVLHLGPERHTHVLGWWRGVARMRDDLGGIGSRTDQIGAWVALDVHGAELAPPLYPKAGGPTWYPRPWRALFFDRTVHRTAEVIIPYGLV; encoded by the coding sequence ATGCCTGACACGCGGACCGAGCTGGTCGCCAGGGTCCGCCGGGCGCTGAGCCACGCCCGGGCGGCAGCGCGTGACCAGCTGGACCTGGTCGAGGCCGATCTCGCGGCGGCCGAGCACCAGCTCAAACGTGCCCAGCGAGCCGCCGAGCAGGTACCGGCCCGGGCGGGCGCGCACCGGGACCAACGGCTGGCTGAGCTCACCGCGCGTTATCAGGGCCGGATAACGGCGGCGGCCGAGGTGGCGGTGGCCGCCGCCGCCCGGGCCGCACCGGGTGCGGCGTCGAGCGACTGGACCGGTTGGACACCGACCCCGGCGCAGCGTTCCGAACCGCCCGGGATGCTGCGGATCGGGCTGACCGGGCTCACCGGCGGACCTCTGGTGCCCGCTCTCGTACCGCTGCTGGATCACGGCCACGTGCTGGTCGACGGCGACGACCTGGCCGGCCGCGACACCGTGATCAGCACGTTGCTGCTGCGAGCGCTGGGCCGGGCGGCACCGGGCGGGGTGCGCCTGACCGGGTACGACCCGGAGCACCTCGGCGGCGGTCTGGCCGGCTTCGCCCCGCTGGCCGGTCCGGGGCTGCTGAGCTTCGTCGGGCCGGGTGGACTCGGCCGGCACCTGGACGAACTGGTCGACCACGTCCGGCGGATCAACGAGACCGTGCTCGCCGGCGAGTTCGGTTCACTGCGCGAACTGGCGGCGGCCACCGGCCGCCGTCCCGAACCGTGGCGCATCGCCGTCCTGTTGGGTAGCGCGGGTGAGGAGCTGTCCCGGCACGAACGGGCCCAGCTGGACCGGATCGCTCGCGCCGGGGCCGCCTGCGGGGTCCACCTGGTGGTCCGCGACGTGCCGTTGGGCGACACACCCGCGCTGACCACCGTGTCGGTCTCCGGTGGGACCGCCAGGGTCAGCGGCTACGCCCAGTTGCCGGTCCGCCTCGATCCGCCGCCGCCACCCGAGCTGGTCACCCGTACCTGCCGGGAGGTCGCGTCCGCGATCATGGCCGGCCCGGAGCCGGCGGCCTTCGCGGACCTGCTGCCCGAGCAGGAATGGACCGGTGACGCGACCAGCGGGATCACCGCTCCGGTCGGCGAGAGTCCCCACGGTCGCCCGGTGGAAGTGACGTTGAGCGACTACCCACCGCACGCGCTGATCGGTGGGCCGTCCGGCACCGGCAAGACCAATCTGATCTACGCGTGGATCGGTGCGCTCGCGGCCCGCTACTCCCCGACGGAGCTGGAGTTCTACCTGCTGGACTTCAAGGAGGGGGTGTCTTTCGCGCGGTTCGCCCCCGGGCGCCGGGATCCGAGTTTCCTGCCGCATGTGCGGCTGGTCGGCGTCAACGTCAACACCGACCGGGAGTTCGGGTTGGCGATGCTGCACTTCCTCGGCGCCCAGTTGCGGCGGCGGGCCGACGCCGCGAAGCGGCACGAGGTCACCAAGCTGGCCGAGCTGCGGGCCGAGGACCCGCAGGGCCGGTGGCCCCGGATCGTGGCGGTGATCGACGAGTTCCAGGTGCTGCTCGCCGGCAACGACGCGCTGGCCACGGAGGCGGCGACCCTGCTGGAGGACCTGGCCCGGCGCGGCCGGTCGCAGGGCATCCACCTGATCCTCGCCTCACAGGACGTCTCCGGCATCCAGGCGCTGTGGGGCCGGACCGCGCTGATCGCCCAGTTCGCGCTCCGGATCGCGTTACCGAAGGCGCGGCGCATCCTGCCGGAGACGAACACCGCCGCCGAGGCGTTGCCGCGCCACCACGCCGTGGTCAACGCCGAGTCCGGGGCGCTGGAGGCGAACCAGGTGGTCCGGGTCCCGGCCGCCAGTGACCGGGACACCTGGCAGGAGCTGCAGCACCGGCTGTGGCGACGGCGGCCGGACGGGCTGGCGCCGCCGCGACTGTTCGACGGGGACGCGGTGCCCCGGCTGGCCCAGGCCCCGGACTACCTGGCCCTGTCGGGCGACGGGTCCGGGCCGCACGAGCCGGTCGCGCTGCTCGGGGAGACGATCGACGTCCTGGCCCGCTCGGCACGGCTGGGGCTGCCCCGGGCGCCCGGTCGCAACCTGGCGGTGCTGGGCACCCGGATCGACGAGGCCTGCGCGCTGCTCGACGCCGCCGCCCGCTCCCTCGCGCGGCAGTACCCGCCCGGCGCGGCCCGGTTCGACCTCGCCTGCCTCGATCCGGACGCGGTGGCCGCCGCCCGGCAACTGCACGCCGCACTGCCGGCCGGGACCGGCCTGTACGACCTGGACACCGTCGGTGGACTACTCGCCGACACCGCCGACCGGCTGGCGGTCGACGCCGTGGACGCCCCCGTCCGGCCGCACTTCCTGGTGCTGTACGCGGTGGACGCCGCAGCCGGGCGGCTGGCCGCCAAGTTCGCCGGTCAGTCCGGCCTGGACCGGCTCCGCCGGGTGCTGCACCTGGGCCCGGAACGGCACACCCACGTGCTGGGCTGGTGGCGTGGGGTCGCCCGGATGCGCGACGACCTCGGCGGGATCGGGTCGCGGACCGACCAGATCGGCGCGTGGGTCGCGCTCGACGTACACGGTGCCGAGCTCGCCCCGCCGCTGTATCCGAAGGCCGGCGGACCGACCTGGTACCCCCGGCCGTGGCGGGCGCTGTTCTTCGACCGGACGGTGCACCGCACCGCCGAAGTCATCATCCCGTACGGGTTGGTCTGA
- a CDS encoding S1 family peptidase, with protein MRRPLIAAAAAAVLPLAAAGLAALPATAAPVDGPAARPGADAASAGMLAAMQRDLGLTAEQARTRIADEARAAKKEAMLRATLGADFGGAWLSPDGATLTVAVTDAADAAAVVAAGAKAKVVARGEAELDRVKATLDRGATHAPADAVAGWYVDVATNTVVVLARGDAAGARTFIADSGADAAAVRVVRSDEAPTTLYDVRGGDAYYMGGRCSVGFSVTGGFVTAGHCGSVGTATQGYNQVSQGTFRGSSFPGNDYAWVQTNSNWTPQPWVNNYSGGNVTVAGSAEAAVGASVCRSGSTTGWRCGTIQAKNSTVNYPQGSVSGLTRTTACAEPGDSGGSWLSGQQAQGVTSGGSGNCSIGGTTYFQPVNEILSVYGLTLRTGTGGGTPPPTTPPPGGGTCSGYQNTYSGTLSSGATQIQPGGTYFTAGAGTHRACLDGPTSRDFDLYLQRWSGASWVSVASGTSPGPDETLTYNGSSGYYRYVVHAYSGSGSYSLGITRP; from the coding sequence ATGAGACGACCACTGATCGCAGCCGCCGCCGCCGCGGTGCTGCCACTGGCAGCGGCCGGCCTGGCCGCGCTGCCGGCCACGGCGGCCCCCGTCGACGGCCCCGCGGCCCGGCCCGGCGCCGACGCGGCGTCCGCCGGGATGCTCGCGGCAATGCAGCGTGACCTCGGCCTGACCGCCGAACAGGCACGGACCCGGATCGCCGACGAGGCCCGTGCCGCCAAGAAGGAGGCGATGCTGCGGGCCACGCTCGGGGCCGACTTCGGCGGTGCCTGGTTGTCACCGGACGGGGCGACGCTGACCGTGGCGGTCACCGACGCGGCCGACGCCGCCGCGGTCGTCGCTGCCGGCGCGAAGGCCAAGGTGGTCGCTCGAGGCGAGGCGGAGCTGGACCGGGTGAAGGCCACCCTGGACCGCGGTGCGACGCACGCCCCGGCCGATGCCGTCGCCGGCTGGTACGTCGACGTGGCGACCAACACCGTCGTGGTGCTGGCCCGCGGCGACGCCGCCGGGGCCCGGACGTTCATCGCCGACAGCGGGGCCGACGCGGCCGCCGTGCGGGTGGTACGCAGCGACGAGGCACCGACCACGTTGTACGACGTACGCGGCGGTGACGCCTACTACATGGGTGGCCGGTGCTCGGTCGGTTTCTCGGTCACCGGTGGCTTCGTCACCGCCGGCCACTGCGGTTCGGTCGGCACCGCGACCCAGGGGTACAACCAGGTTTCCCAGGGCACGTTCCGGGGCTCGTCGTTCCCCGGCAACGACTACGCCTGGGTGCAGACCAACTCCAACTGGACCCCACAGCCCTGGGTGAACAACTACAGCGGCGGCAACGTGACCGTGGCCGGCTCCGCCGAGGCGGCCGTCGGCGCGTCGGTCTGCCGGTCGGGCTCCACCACCGGCTGGCGGTGCGGCACCATCCAGGCCAAGAACTCGACGGTCAACTACCCGCAGGGCAGCGTGTCCGGGCTGACCCGGACCACCGCCTGCGCCGAACCGGGTGACTCCGGCGGCTCCTGGCTGTCCGGTCAGCAGGCGCAGGGTGTCACCTCGGGCGGCTCGGGCAACTGCAGCATCGGCGGCACCACCTACTTCCAGCCGGTCAACGAGATCCTGTCGGTGTACGGCCTGACGCTGCGTACCGGCACTGGTGGCGGCACTCCCCCGCCCACCACTCCGCCGCCCGGCGGTGGCACCTGCAGCGGCTACCAGAACACCTACTCGGGCACGTTGTCCTCCGGTGCCACCCAGATCCAGCCGGGCGGCACGTACTTCACCGCCGGTGCCGGCACCCACCGGGCCTGCCTGGACGGGCCGACCAGCCGGGACTTCGACCTCTACCTGCAGCGGTGGAGCGGCGCGAGCTGGGTGAGTGTGGCCAGTGGCACCAGCCCCGGCCCGGACGAGACCCTGACCTACAACGGATCGTCGGGCTACTACCGGTACGTGGTGCACGCGTACAGCGGCTCGGGCAGCTACTCGCTGGGAATCACCCGACCCTGA